The proteins below come from a single Cupriavidus pauculus genomic window:
- a CDS encoding FAD-dependent oxidoreductase has translation MEITQDDRESVGSTVDSPEVPEAEPRADAEPVSGLESPFSVFTTRRHQMFPTLTAAEVERIRRFGTEHSWRKDEMLFTIGEKGRGMHLILSGKVQIIHRDGLGRRIPIIDEGPGQFLAEVGQLSGRPTLVDALALEDTTVLVVPPDRLRALLVAEADLGERIMRSMILRRVGLIENGSGPVLVGRGTEPLLLALQAFLRRNGYPHKVVDVEADRDAIGLLDVSNAPQSDFPMVICPDGSVLRAPDEGQLASCLGIVPTFAEDHVYDVIVVGAGPAGLATAVYAASEGLSVAVIDCRSPGGQAGASARIENYLGFPTGISGQALAGRAFVQAQKFGAHVAIPLEVKALHCGDSPIQIELKDGRRVPARTVVIASGAQYRRAEIDSLEQYEGRGVYYWASPVEAKLCKDEHAMLVGGGNSAGQAAVFLASHAAEVHILVRGEGLEATMSRYLIDRLKSLPNVYLHTHSQITAMEGEGWLEKVRYRNRAKGEASIEKPMRHVFLFIGAAPNTEWLRACNVKTDEKGFVLTGTAARKKCQMGEDGGIYTLETSVPGVFAIGDVRSGSTKRVAAAVGEGAAVVAQIHSFLAEAERREALNTVA, from the coding sequence ATGGAGATCACGCAGGACGACCGCGAGTCGGTCGGCAGCACGGTTGATAGCCCGGAAGTGCCGGAAGCGGAGCCTCGTGCCGACGCCGAGCCGGTATCGGGCCTTGAATCTCCGTTCTCGGTATTCACGACGCGCCGGCATCAGATGTTTCCCACGCTGACGGCGGCCGAGGTCGAGCGTATCCGCCGCTTCGGCACCGAACATTCGTGGCGCAAGGACGAGATGCTGTTCACCATCGGCGAGAAGGGCCGTGGCATGCATCTGATCCTGTCGGGCAAGGTGCAGATCATCCATCGCGATGGTCTGGGCCGCCGCATTCCGATCATCGATGAAGGGCCGGGGCAGTTCCTGGCCGAAGTGGGGCAGTTGAGCGGGCGGCCGACACTGGTGGACGCGCTGGCGCTGGAAGACACGACGGTGCTGGTCGTGCCCCCGGACCGGCTGCGCGCGCTGCTCGTCGCGGAGGCCGATCTCGGCGAGCGCATCATGCGCTCGATGATCCTGCGCCGCGTGGGGCTGATCGAGAACGGCAGCGGCCCGGTACTCGTGGGACGCGGCACGGAACCGCTGCTGCTCGCGCTGCAGGCGTTCCTGCGCCGCAATGGCTATCCGCACAAGGTGGTCGATGTGGAGGCGGATCGCGACGCGATCGGCCTGCTCGACGTCAGCAATGCGCCGCAGAGCGATTTCCCGATGGTGATCTGTCCCGATGGCAGCGTACTGCGCGCGCCGGACGAAGGGCAGCTGGCATCGTGTCTCGGTATCGTGCCGACCTTCGCCGAGGACCATGTCTATGACGTCATCGTCGTGGGCGCGGGGCCCGCGGGTCTTGCCACCGCCGTGTATGCGGCGTCGGAAGGCCTGTCGGTCGCGGTGATCGATTGCCGCTCGCCGGGCGGCCAGGCCGGCGCCAGCGCGCGCATCGAGAACTATCTTGGCTTCCCCACGGGGATCTCGGGCCAGGCACTGGCGGGCCGCGCCTTCGTGCAGGCGCAGAAGTTCGGCGCGCACGTGGCCATTCCGCTCGAGGTCAAGGCGCTCCACTGCGGCGACAGTCCCATCCAGATCGAACTCAAGGACGGGCGCCGCGTGCCCGCGCGCACCGTGGTCATCGCCAGCGGCGCGCAATACCGTCGCGCCGAAATCGATTCGCTAGAGCAGTACGAAGGCCGCGGCGTCTACTACTGGGCGTCGCCGGTCGAGGCCAAGCTCTGCAAGGACGAGCACGCGATGCTCGTCGGCGGCGGCAATTCGGCGGGCCAGGCCGCGGTGTTCCTGGCTTCGCACGCGGCAGAGGTGCATATCCTGGTGCGCGGCGAGGGTCTGGAAGCGACGATGTCGCGCTATCTGATCGATCGGCTCAAGAGCCTGCCCAACGTCTATCTGCACACGCATTCGCAGATCACGGCGATGGAAGGCGAGGGATGGCTCGAGAAGGTGCGCTATCGCAATCGCGCGAAGGGCGAAGCGTCGATCGAAAAGCCGATGCGGCATGTGTTCCTGTTCATCGGTGCGGCGCCCAATACCGAATGGCTGCGCGCATGCAACGTGAAGACGGACGAGAAGGGCTTCGTGCTGACGGGCACGGCCGCGCGCAAGAAATGCCAGATGGGCGAGGACGGCGGCATCTATACGCTCGAGACGAGCGTGCCGGGTGTGTTCGCGATCGGTGATGTGCGTTCGGGGTCGACCAAGCGCGTGGCGGCGGCCGTGGGGGAGGGCGCGGCGGTTGTCGCGCAGATCCACAGTTTCCTCGCGGAGGCCGAGCGTCGGGAGGCGCTCAATACGGTAGCCTGA